TACCTCTCCTGAAGAAGCATTCGACGATTTGACTGCCCTGGCATCTTATATTTGCGGCACTCCTATTGCCCTAGTCAGCCTCGTAGACAAACATAGACAGTGGTTCAAGTCGAAAGTCGGAATTGAATCGACAGAAACGCCCAGAGAGCAAGCATTCTGCGCCCATGCTATTCTGTATCCGGATGAGTTGCTGGTTGTGCCCAATACGCTAGAAGATGAGCGCTTTGCTGGCAATCCGCTAGTACAGTCCTACCCAGAGATGAGATTTTATGCAGGAGTTCCGTTAGTTACACCGGATGGCTATGCCATTGGCACCTTATGCACAATTGATAGGGTTCCTCGCAACCTCACTAAAGACCAACTGGAAGGACTGCGGGCACTAGGTCGTCAAGTGATTACTCAGATGGAGCTGCGTATTAATGTAGGTAAGCTAGAACGCACCATTAATAAACGCAAGCGAGTCGAAGCTGCACTGCGCCGCAGCAACCTGCAACTGCGAAATACTCTACAAGAATTAAAACAAACTCAATCCCAGCTGATTCAGAACGAAAAAATGTCTAGTCTGGGACAATTGGTTGCAGGTGTCGCCCATGAAATTAACAATCCCGTTACCTTTATCCACTGCAACTTGCCTTATGTCAGTGGCTATGTTCAAGACTTACTAGAGTTTGTAAAGCTTTATCAGAAGGAATATCCCGAACCATCTCAGGCGATTCAAGAGCGTGCGGAAGCCATCGATTTAAATTTTTTAACTGCCGATTTACCCAAAGTTCTGTCTTCTATGAAAGTGGGTACTGACCGCATCCATCAAATTGTACTCTCGTTGCGAAACTTTTCGCGGTTGGATGAAGCAGCTAACAGACAGTTTAATATCCACGAAGGCATAGATAGCACGCTGCTAATTTTGCAACATCGCCTGAAACCTACAGCAGACTTTATCGGAATTGAAGTTATTAAAGAGTATGGCAAGCTACCTTTAGTAGAATGTTATGCTGGGCAGCTAAACCAAGTTTTTATGAACTTATTGAGTAATGCGATTGATGCTTTAGAGGAGGCAAAAGACAACCCTGCCCCTCAAATCCGAATTACAACCTCGGTGCTAGACGGTAATATGGTTGTAATTCGTATCGGTGATAATGGTACAGGTATTCCCGAAGCTGTTATGCGACAGATATTCGACCCGTTTTTTACTACGAAGCCCGTAGGCAAGGGTACGGGTTTGGGGCTGTCAATTAGCTATCAGATTATTGTAGATAAGCATGGTGGGATGATGAAATGTTTATCGGAAGCGGGTAAGGGTACAGAGTTCTACATTGAACTGCCAATTACTAACCGCTAAATCCTTACGCTAGGCCATAGCCCACCAACATTGGGGCTAAAATTATAAGCCAGCTTGCACCCTGAACTTGCAATTAACTTAGTTAAAAGCTAAAAAATATTGCTGGCTTTATCAGAAGAAAATAGTACCGTTTTATCGTGAACTAATAGCAGCTTTTTTTTAGCTACCTGATGCATTCTTTTGATTTTTTTTGAGTCCTGCTAGGGTACCGACAGCTAATAACCCTAAAGCGGCTGTTGTACCAGGCTCAGGAACGGGTGTAGTTGTACCAGGGACAGGCGCTGTTCCTTCTAGTTTGCTGCTTCCCTCGCGATCGCTTCCAGTTCCTACGCTGGTTAGGCGCACTCCAAAATTCTGGTTAGAAAACTGATTAAGAGTTAAAGGCCCTGCGCTACTGGCTACAGTAAAAATTGTAGATTGAATGTCATCATTACCTATCCCTGGCGTACCGATTTCCAAGCCAGCATCGAACGATCTAGGGGTGACGTTGGCACCACCGCCAAGATCGTTAACACTCCCAGCTGGCCCAAATTGAAAATCTGTTACATTTGCACCAGTTACTGTTAGCGTACTTAGAAGCGAGTCGTCCAAAATGTTGAAGAATACTCCGCGTAGGTCGCCGATATTGGGGTTAGGTACAACATTGACGGTGAACTTAACAACACCTCCTGTATCATCTAGAGTCAAGCTTGTCTTAGCGTCAGAACCTGTGAAGTCATTGACATCAAAAGTTATAGAGGCAGCACTTGCTCTAGAAAAGGCAGAAGAGGCAAAGACAACGCTTGCAGCCAATAATGAAGATCCAACTAAATTAGAGAAAGGGTTTTTCATGATATTTAAAAGCACCAGCGTCTAACTGTTCAAGTGAAGTCGTAAAACATTTGTACACATATTCTTTCCATCTACCTCTAAGGGGTGATGTTTGAAATTTTGTGCATTGATATACATTACAAACTTAAGAAAATGATGTCTATAAAAAAATTTAGCCTTCACTGAATCTTGATTAAAGCCATCCGCATTATGAAATCTTTATCAAATTCGATACAGCTTCACAGTATCTTCACGTAGTCCGATAATTATTTTTTATAAGTAATACCTAAGTAGCTAATGTTTACTGCTGAGGGGAAAAACGCTGATGAGTGCATTTCGAGTCGGTATTGCTGGCCCTGTGGGTTCGGGAAAGACTGCTTTATTAGATGCTTTGTGCAAGGCGATGCGCCAAGAATACGCGATCGCTGTGGTCACGAATGATATTTACACTCAAGAAGATGCTCAGTATTTAGTCCGGAGTCAGGCGCTAGAAAGCGATCGCATTCTCGGTGTAGAAACTGGCGGCTGTCCCCACACCGCTATCCGCGAAGACGCTTCCATCAACATAGCCGCCATTGAACAAATGGAACGCCGCTTCCCCGATTTAGACTTAGTATTTTTAGAAAGTGGCGGCGATAACCTGGCTGCAACCTTCAGCCCAGAACTCGTAGACTTGACAATTTACACGATTGATGTGGCAGCAGGTGATAAAATCCCGCGCAAAGGGGGGCCTGGAATCACAAAATCAGATTTGCTAGTAATTAACAAAATTGACCTCGCCCCCTTTGTGGGAGCAGACTTAGGGGTTATGGAACGCGACGCAAAAAAAATGCGCGGTGAGAAACCCTTTGTGTTTACCAACTTGAAAATCCAGCAAGGACTCTCGTGCGTGATTGACTTTATCAAACTTAATATTGGTAAATTCGGTTAAACAAATTTCTAGGCGCGATCGCCCTAGAACCAACTGCAACTCCCTTGCAGTTGCATTTCTGTATCCTTAAATACAAATTTCCTATAGACGCAGGCTCTAATATCGCACCGTATACATAAATTCCTCTATCATTTTGCTGATTAAATGAGGAGTAAGGTAAAAGCATGGCAAAGCGATTAGGTCGGCGTAAATTTATCTTATATGGCTCTGCCACTTTGGGAACGAGCCTGTTGCTGAAGGCTTGCGGCAGCAACGAAACTGCAAGTACAACAACGACTCCCACATCTACAGCATCCGCAACCCCCTTGGCGTCCGCAAGCCCCGCAGCATCTGCCACACCCGTTGCGGCGGCAGGAAATACCATCAAAGTGGGGATTTTGCACTCTCTCAGCGGCACGATGTCGATTAGTGAAAAGAGCGTCGTGGATGCCGAACAGCTGGCGATCGCAGAAATCAACGCTGCTGGCGGCGTTTTGGGCAAACAAATTGAGGCGATCGTTGAAGACGGAGCCTCTGACTGGCCAACCTTTGCTGAAAAAGCGAAAAAGCTCATCGATCAGGATAAAGTTACAACCATTTTCGGATGCTGGACATCCGCCAGCCGCAAAGCTGTGCTACCAGTATTTGAAGAAAAAAAACATATGCTCTGGTATCCCGTGCAATACGAGGGTCAAGAGTGTTCTCAGAACGTTTTTTATACTGGCGCAGCCCCAAATCAACAAATCGAGCCAGCGGTTGATTGGCTGTTGCAAAATAAGGGCAAAAATTTCTATCTAATTGGCTCTGACTACGTTTTTCCCCGCACTGCCAACAACATTATCAAAGCCCAGCTAGCAGCAAAAGGGGGCAAAACCGCTGGGGAAGATTACTTACCACTGGGCAATACAGAAGTTACAGGGATTATCACCAAAATTAAAACAGCCCTACCCACTGGTGGCGTAATATTTAACACCCTCAACGGTGATAGTAACGTTGCCTTCTTCAAACAGATGCAAGGTGCAGGATTGGGGCCAGATAAGTATCCAGTGATGTCTGTAAGTATTGCCGAAGAAGAAGTCAAGGCAATTGGCACCGAATACCTTAAAGGTCACTATGCTTCTTGGAATTACTTCCAAACTGTAGATACACCAAGCAATAAAAAGTTTGTTGAAGCGTTCAAGAAAAAGTACGGGGCAGATCGGGTAACAAACGACCCGATGGAAGCAGCGTACATCATGGTTTATATGTGGAAGCAGGCAGTTGAGAAAGCTAAGTCAACAGACCTGGAGAAAGTTCGGGCCGCTGCCTTGGGCCAAACTTTTGATGCTCCAGGGGGAATGGTTACATTAGAAAGCAATCACCACCTCTCTAAATTTGTGCGGATTGGGGAAGTTGGAGAAGACGGCTTGTTTAAAATTGTTTATGCAACTCCGGCAGCAGTGAAGCCAATTCCCTGGAATCAATACGTTGCAGACACCAAAGGTTATGGCTGCGATTGGTCCGATCCGAAGAAAGGAGGAAAGTTTAAAACCACATAGATTAAGTAGGGTGGGCACTGCCCACCTTACTAACTAATAGCTTAAGCGGGAGAAAAAGACGTGCTAGTAGGATTTGCTGAAGGTTTATTTAATGGCATTAGTAGCGGCGCTGTTTTGTTAATAGCAGCGCTGGGTCTAGCAATTGTCTTTGGACTGATGGGCGTAATTAATATGGCTCACGGGGAATTGATGATGCTGGGAGCCTACACAACTTTTATTGTGCAAAATGGCTTCAAAATGTTAGGGGGGCCTTGGTTTGAAGCATATATTTTATTTGCCCTACCGCTGGCTTTTTTGGTAACAGCTATTGCCGGATTAATTTTAGAGCGGGGAGTGATTAGGTATCTCTATGGGCGACCGCTAGAAACTTTACTGGCAACGTGGGGAGTAAGCCTAATTTTGCAACAGTTTGTCCGCAGCGTGAATTGGGTATTAGCGATCGCTATTGCTCTATTTTGCATTTTATTTTTTGGCGCTTTATGGGTTCTCAGCCGTCGTGCAGATTTTGAGCGAATTCGCGGCTGGGTTGTGGCGCTGATATTACCGCTTTCTCTAGGAATTTCCTGGGCAACAGGCGCATTTTTAGGGCAAACTTATCAACTGGCTGTAACTAAACCTTGGTTTGGCGCTCAAAATGTGGATGTTACAGCGCCTCGATGGTTGCGCGGGGGAGTCCCTATAGGTAATTTTCAAATGCCTTATACGCGGCTATTTATTATCGCCTTAACTATTCTCTGCGTTGTCGGTATTTACGTGTTTTTGCAACGTTCGCCTTGGGGTTTACGAATTAGAGCAGTAACGCAAAATCGAAGCATGAGTGCTTGTTTGGGAATACCTACCCAAAAGGTAGATGCGCTGACGTTTGCTCTAGGTTCTGGGTTAGCTGGCGTGGCTGGTTGTGCAGTATCTTTGTTGGGTTCTGTGGGGCCAAATACAGGACAAAACTACATTGTTGATACCTTCATGGTTGTGGTTGTAGGCGGTGTTGGCAAGCTGGTGGGCAGTATTGTCGCAGCAATGGCAATTGGTACAGTTAATAATTTTATTACTTCCAACCCGCTAGGCCCGTTAGTAGCTTCATTTGAACCTTTGGCAAAGATGTTTGACTTCTTTTCCAAGACCAGTATGGCTAAGGTAATAGTCTTTGCGCTGATTATTGTATTTTTGCAAATACGACCAGCAGGAATTTTCCCGCAGAAGGGGCGCACGGTTGATGCTTAAACAAGTAAGTAGAGAGGTGGGAGGTGGATAAATATCCAGAAAATAAAAGCGATCGCAGGCGGCGATCGCAAGCACTGTTAATAGAGGCAGGGATAGTGGCGGCGATCGCCCTCATCCTCATATTTGTAATGCCCACTCTATTAACATCCATAGGTCAAGCATTCCGCGTTAGCTTGCTGGGGCGATTTTTAGCGTTGGCAATTGTCGCCCTCGGCATCGATTTGATCTGGGGTTATACGGGTTTGCTGAGTCTCGGTCATGGCGTGTTTTTTGCACTAGGCGGTTATGCCCTCGCCATGCACATGAAATTGCAGATTCCCGCCGATGCTAGCATCCAGTTACCAGACTTCATGGGACTCTATGGAATAACAGAATTACCTTGGTTCTGGAAACCTTTTTATTCCTTTGGTTTTTCTAGTGTAGCTGTGGTTCTTCTCCCTGCTTTGTTAGGAGCAATACTAGGTTATTTAGTGTTCCGCAATCGCATCAAGGGGGTTTATTTTTCCATACTTACGCAAGCAGCAACAATAATATTTTTCAATTTCTTCAACGGTCAACAAGAACTGTTCAACGGCACTAATGGGTTGACGGACTTTAAAACTTTGCTGGGAATGCGGGTAAACGATCCTCAGACTCAGATGGTTTTCTACACGCTGACAGTTCTGGTTTTGACAGCTGTTTACGCGCTATGCCGTTGGCTGACAAGTGGAAGATTTGGGCGAGTATTAATTGCGATTCGAGATGATGAAAGTCGGATGCGATTTTCTGGCTACAATCCAACCGGGTTCAAAGTACTGGTATTTGCCATTTCGGCGGGGCTTGCTGGAATTGCTGGCGCTTTATTCACGGTACAAACTGGATTGATTTCGCCCAAAGCGATGGATATTGCCTTTTCAATTGAAATGGTAATTTGGGTAGCAGTGGGGGGTCGCGCCAGTCTTGTAGGAGCGATAGTCGGGGCGCTGCTAGTCAACTTTGGCAAGAGTATTTTGAGCGAACAATTCCCTGAAGTATGGCTATTTTTTCAGGGGGCGCTGTTCCTAATTGTGGTGATGGTGCTTCCTGATGGGTTAGTGGGTTGGCTGCGATCGCAAGGAATTGACAAAGTGCGATCGCTACTTGGACAACGCAAACAGGTAGTAACCTATCCCAGCTTGGAATTAGACCCGGAAGTAGAGCGCGAACGCGAAAACATTAATCAATAAAGCGGCTATTACCGCCAATTGTCCTGATGAACGGCAAAATATTAGAAACTGAAAACGTAACGGTTAGTTTTGACGGGTTTAAGGCACTTAAACAGCTAAACTTCAGCATGGATGCTGGGGAATTGCGAGTGGTGATCGGGCCAAATGGTGCGGGAAAGACGACCTTTTTAGATGTCATCAGTGGTAAGGTTCAGCCTACTGAAGGACGGGTGTTCTTTAAGGGGAGGAATGTTAGACGCCTTTCTGAACATCAAATCGCCCGACTGGGAATTGGTCGCAAGTTTCAAACGCCGCGAATTTACCTTAACCTAACACCCCGAGAGAATTTGGAGCTTACTTGTAATCGCGATAAAAATGTGTTTCCAACGCTGTTTGGTCGTTCTTCATCAGGCGATCGCACTACAGTATTAAGCTTGCTCGAAACAATCGGCTTAACTGCAAAAGCCGACATCCGCGCTGGTTTACTTTCTCACGGTGAGAAACAACGTTTAGAAATTGGAATGTTAGTTGCCCAATCTCCAGATTTATTACTCGTGGATGAACCAGTTGCTGGTTTGACTGACGAAGAAACGGAAAATATTGGAGAATTGTTATTAGCTTTAGCAGAAAGCCATTCCATCCTAGTAATCGAACATGATATGGAATTTGTACGCCAAATTGCCCGTAAAGTGACAGTGTTGCACGAAGGCTCAGTTTTGTGTGAAGGCACAATTGAAGAAGTGCAAAATGACTCCCGCGTAATTGAAGTGTATCTGGGGCAAGAAATTAATAATTAGTTTTTAATTTCTCGTTTCCAGGCTCAACCTGAAAAAGCATTCCCAGGTAGAAACTGGGAACCAGAGATATCCAAAATAGACAATATAAAAAAATTTGATGCTACAAGTATCCGATCTAAACGTCTACTACGGTGAAAGCCACATTCTGCGGAATGTAGATTTAAGTGTCGCACCTGGGCAAATGGTTTGCTTGATTGGACGCAACGGTGTGGGCAAAACTACCCTACTAAAAACAATTATGGGATTGCTCAAACCTCGCCGCGGTAATATTACCTTGGCTGGCGAGTCAATAATTAGCAAACCAACAGATAAAAGGGCAAAAATGGGGATTGGCTACGTTCCCCAAGGGCGGGAAATTATCCCGCGTTTGACTGTAAAAGAAAATTTGTTATTGGGTTTGGAGGCGAGAAAAACAGGTAGAACCGGAAAGGAAGAAATTCCCGAAGAGATTTTTTCGCTATTTCCTGTATTAAATAAAATGTTGTCTCGTATGGGTGGAGACTTGAGCGGAGGACAACAACAACAGCTAGCGATCGCGCGTGCTTTGATGGGAAAACCCCAGTTACTCGTATTAGATGAACCAACAGAAGGCATCCAACCTTCTATTATTTTAGAGATAGAATCTGCCGTGCGGCGCATCGTTGAATCAACAGGAATTTCTGTTTTATTGGTGGAGCAACATTTACATTTTGTTCGGCAAGCCGACCACTATTATGCTATGCAAAAAGGCGGTATTGTTGCATCTGGCTCAACCAGCGAATTGAGCCAAGATGTAATTCAAAGATTTCTGGCTGTATAGTATTAATGACCGACCATCCAAGGGCGACCGCAATTGTTATTGTGGTGTTTCTGCGGCTTGGGTTCTTGCGATCGCTGCACTAACTTAGGTTCTGCACTTTGCTCAATGCGACGGCTTAGGGAACGAGGCGTCTGAATCAAACCAGCAGTTGAGTAAATGCGTTTAGCAAAGCGATCGCAAGATGGGCAAACCATAGGATTGCTCGACTCGCTCATACTCCGCCATTCCTCAAA
The nucleotide sequence above comes from Microcoleus sp. FACHB-831. Encoded proteins:
- a CDS encoding ATP-binding protein, which translates into the protein MPVVNEELVGTGATNGRLTLPTKPQRETEVTPAPFVRREESPTPPLPRRERRLSRSYPKNIATGAVPAPLPPNEESRLRALQRYKILDTSPEEAFDDLTALASYICGTPIALVSLVDKHRQWFKSKVGIESTETPREQAFCAHAILYPDELLVVPNTLEDERFAGNPLVQSYPEMRFYAGVPLVTPDGYAIGTLCTIDRVPRNLTKDQLEGLRALGRQVITQMELRINVGKLERTINKRKRVEAALRRSNLQLRNTLQELKQTQSQLIQNEKMSSLGQLVAGVAHEINNPVTFIHCNLPYVSGYVQDLLEFVKLYQKEYPEPSQAIQERAEAIDLNFLTADLPKVLSSMKVGTDRIHQIVLSLRNFSRLDEAANRQFNIHEGIDSTLLILQHRLKPTADFIGIEVIKEYGKLPLVECYAGQLNQVFMNLLSNAIDALEEAKDNPAPQIRITTSVLDGNMVVIRIGDNGTGIPEAVMRQIFDPFFTTKPVGKGTGLGLSISYQIIVDKHGGMMKCLSEAGKGTEFYIELPITNR
- a CDS encoding PEP-CTERM sorting domain-containing protein (PEP-CTERM proteins occur, often in large numbers, in the proteomes of bacteria that also encode an exosortase, a predicted intramembrane cysteine proteinase. The presence of a PEP-CTERM domain at a protein's C-terminus predicts cleavage within the sorting domain, followed by covalent anchoring to some some component of the (usually Gram-negative) cell surface. Many PEP-CTERM proteins exhibit an unusual sequence composition that includes large numbers of potential glycosylation sites. Expression of one such protein has been shown restore the ability of a bacterium to form floc, a type of biofilm.); this translates as MKNPFSNLVGSSLLAASVVFASSAFSRASAASITFDVNDFTGSDAKTSLTLDDTGGVVKFTVNVVPNPNIGDLRGVFFNILDDSLLSTLTVTGANVTDFQFGPAGSVNDLGGGANVTPRSFDAGLEIGTPGIGNDDIQSTIFTVASSAGPLTLNQFSNQNFGVRLTSVGTGSDREGSSKLEGTAPVPGTTTPVPEPGTTAALGLLAVGTLAGLKKNQKNASGS
- the ureG gene encoding urease accessory protein UreG, producing MSAFRVGIAGPVGSGKTALLDALCKAMRQEYAIAVVTNDIYTQEDAQYLVRSQALESDRILGVETGGCPHTAIREDASINIAAIEQMERRFPDLDLVFLESGGDNLAATFSPELVDLTIYTIDVAAGDKIPRKGGPGITKSDLLVINKIDLAPFVGADLGVMERDAKKMRGEKPFVFTNLKIQQGLSCVIDFIKLNIGKFG
- the urtA gene encoding urea ABC transporter substrate-binding protein; its protein translation is MAKRLGRRKFILYGSATLGTSLLLKACGSNETASTTTTPTSTASATPLASASPAASATPVAAAGNTIKVGILHSLSGTMSISEKSVVDAEQLAIAEINAAGGVLGKQIEAIVEDGASDWPTFAEKAKKLIDQDKVTTIFGCWTSASRKAVLPVFEEKKHMLWYPVQYEGQECSQNVFYTGAAPNQQIEPAVDWLLQNKGKNFYLIGSDYVFPRTANNIIKAQLAAKGGKTAGEDYLPLGNTEVTGIITKIKTALPTGGVIFNTLNGDSNVAFFKQMQGAGLGPDKYPVMSVSIAEEEVKAIGTEYLKGHYASWNYFQTVDTPSNKKFVEAFKKKYGADRVTNDPMEAAYIMVYMWKQAVEKAKSTDLEKVRAAALGQTFDAPGGMVTLESNHHLSKFVRIGEVGEDGLFKIVYATPAAVKPIPWNQYVADTKGYGCDWSDPKKGGKFKTT
- the urtB gene encoding urea ABC transporter permease subunit UrtB codes for the protein MLVGFAEGLFNGISSGAVLLIAALGLAIVFGLMGVINMAHGELMMLGAYTTFIVQNGFKMLGGPWFEAYILFALPLAFLVTAIAGLILERGVIRYLYGRPLETLLATWGVSLILQQFVRSVNWVLAIAIALFCILFFGALWVLSRRADFERIRGWVVALILPLSLGISWATGAFLGQTYQLAVTKPWFGAQNVDVTAPRWLRGGVPIGNFQMPYTRLFIIALTILCVVGIYVFLQRSPWGLRIRAVTQNRSMSACLGIPTQKVDALTFALGSGLAGVAGCAVSLLGSVGPNTGQNYIVDTFMVVVVGGVGKLVGSIVAAMAIGTVNNFITSNPLGPLVASFEPLAKMFDFFSKTSMAKVIVFALIIVFLQIRPAGIFPQKGRTVDA
- the urtC gene encoding urea ABC transporter permease subunit UrtC — encoded protein: MDKYPENKSDRRRRSQALLIEAGIVAAIALILIFVMPTLLTSIGQAFRVSLLGRFLALAIVALGIDLIWGYTGLLSLGHGVFFALGGYALAMHMKLQIPADASIQLPDFMGLYGITELPWFWKPFYSFGFSSVAVVLLPALLGAILGYLVFRNRIKGVYFSILTQAATIIFFNFFNGQQELFNGTNGLTDFKTLLGMRVNDPQTQMVFYTLTVLVLTAVYALCRWLTSGRFGRVLIAIRDDESRMRFSGYNPTGFKVLVFAISAGLAGIAGALFTVQTGLISPKAMDIAFSIEMVIWVAVGGRASLVGAIVGALLVNFGKSILSEQFPEVWLFFQGALFLIVVMVLPDGLVGWLRSQGIDKVRSLLGQRKQVVTYPSLELDPEVERERENINQ
- the urtD gene encoding urea ABC transporter ATP-binding protein UrtD, yielding MNGKILETENVTVSFDGFKALKQLNFSMDAGELRVVIGPNGAGKTTFLDVISGKVQPTEGRVFFKGRNVRRLSEHQIARLGIGRKFQTPRIYLNLTPRENLELTCNRDKNVFPTLFGRSSSGDRTTVLSLLETIGLTAKADIRAGLLSHGEKQRLEIGMLVAQSPDLLLVDEPVAGLTDEETENIGELLLALAESHSILVIEHDMEFVRQIARKVTVLHEGSVLCEGTIEEVQNDSRVIEVYLGQEINN
- the urtE gene encoding urea ABC transporter ATP-binding subunit UrtE, translating into MLQVSDLNVYYGESHILRNVDLSVAPGQMVCLIGRNGVGKTTLLKTIMGLLKPRRGNITLAGESIISKPTDKRAKMGIGYVPQGREIIPRLTVKENLLLGLEARKTGRTGKEEIPEEIFSLFPVLNKMLSRMGGDLSGGQQQQLAIARALMGKPQLLVLDEPTEGIQPSIILEIESAVRRIVESTGISVLLVEQHLHFVRQADHYYAMQKGGIVASGSTSELSQDVIQRFLAV
- a CDS encoding FmdB family zinc ribbon protein, yielding MPIYDFRCETCGDFEEWRSMSESSNPMVCPSCDRFAKRIYSTAGLIQTPRSLSRRIEQSAEPKLVQRSQEPKPQKHHNNNCGRPWMVGH